In the genome of Streptosporangium lutulentum, one region contains:
- a CDS encoding DUF6668 family protein: MDASATRTARPLESGRMLRPRHPVAPQPGAFTGGPQHGLPIRALTPAMSASWWWVGTHGGAGVSTLAVAVPEGAEHGRYWPAPAPASRQRVRVVIVARTNLAGLVSAQAAAAQWASGALPAGIDLLGLALVADAPGRLPRPLTQLIGVLAGGVPCVWTLPWVERLRTCPPHEVSLPRPYRSLAGQLSRFLSKG; encoded by the coding sequence GTGGATGCGAGTGCTACGCGCACGGCGCGGCCGCTGGAATCCGGGCGGATGCTGCGACCTCGCCACCCGGTCGCCCCGCAACCGGGGGCGTTCACCGGCGGCCCGCAGCACGGATTGCCGATTCGGGCGCTGACGCCCGCGATGTCGGCGTCGTGGTGGTGGGTGGGCACGCATGGCGGCGCCGGGGTCAGCACGCTGGCGGTCGCCGTGCCCGAAGGAGCCGAGCACGGTCGGTACTGGCCTGCTCCGGCGCCCGCTTCCCGGCAGCGGGTGCGGGTGGTGATCGTGGCGCGCACCAACCTCGCCGGGCTGGTGTCCGCCCAGGCCGCCGCGGCGCAGTGGGCCTCGGGTGCGTTGCCCGCCGGTATCGATCTGCTGGGCCTGGCCCTGGTGGCCGATGCTCCCGGGCGCCTGCCTCGTCCGCTCACCCAGCTCATCGGCGTGCTGGCCGGTGGGGTGCCGTGCGTGTGGACCCTGCCGTGGGTGGAGCGGCTGCGCACCTGCCCGCCGCACGAGGTCTCTTTGCCCCGTCCCTATCGCAGCCTGGCTGGTCAGCTGTCCCGCTTTCTCTCCAAAGGATGA